One genomic window of Methanosalsum zhilinae DSM 4017 includes the following:
- a CDS encoding 2-amino-3,7-dideoxy-D-threo-hept-6-ulosonate synthase translates to MTEIGKKIRIERIMHRDSRNMFIIPMDHGISDGPINGLINIAESINKVADGGADAVLMQKGMITHGHRGYGHDIGLIVHMSASTSLGPDPNNKVQVCTVKEAVQMGADAVSIHINVGSETEADQLHKLGAVAQQCDEWGMPLLSMMYPRGKNIVNPHDPELVAHVARAGAELGSDVIKTLYTGDPDSFKQVVEGCPVPIVIAGGPKTNTDREFLEMVRGAIDSGARGVAIGRNVFQHQNPTQMAKAISQIVHRNSSVEEALEMFI, encoded by the coding sequence ATGACAGAAATAGGAAAAAAGATCAGAATAGAGCGAATAATGCACCGGGACAGCAGAAACATGTTCATCATTCCAATGGATCATGGTATATCAGACGGGCCTATAAATGGCCTGATAAACATAGCCGAGTCTATCAATAAGGTAGCTGATGGCGGAGCAGATGCCGTTCTGATGCAAAAAGGGATGATAACCCATGGCCATAGAGGATATGGGCATGATATAGGACTGATAGTCCATATGAGTGCATCCACATCACTTGGGCCTGATCCAAACAATAAAGTTCAGGTATGTACTGTAAAAGAAGCAGTCCAGATGGGGGCAGATGCAGTGTCGATCCACATCAATGTCGGCTCTGAGACCGAAGCTGATCAGTTGCATAAACTGGGTGCTGTAGCCCAGCAATGTGATGAATGGGGAATGCCACTTCTGTCAATGATGTACCCCCGTGGAAAGAACATAGTAAATCCCCATGATCCTGAACTGGTTGCACACGTGGCAAGGGCAGGTGCAGAGCTGGGATCCGATGTGATCAAAACACTCTACACAGGGGACCCGGATTCATTCAAGCAGGTTGTAGAAGGATGCCCTGTACCAATAGTTATTGCAGGTGGACCAAAGACCAATACTGACAGGGAATTTCTGGAAATGGTCAGGGGTGCCATTGATTCCGGGGCCAGAGGAGTTGCCATTGGAAGAAATGTATTCCAGCATCAAAATCCTACCCAGATGGCAAAGGCTATCAGCCAGATAGTTCACAGGAACAGTTCAGTTGAAGAGGCTCTGGAAATGTTCATATGA
- a CDS encoding ATPase domain-containing protein, whose product MEIKSTYIENLDEVLGGGMIRPSTTLIAGTAGTGRTTLGLQSLCMAARNNEKVLYVAITPKSKQNVKEMLSRFKFFEDTVNVHVFDTSMAERDPLTMLVELGNVVTSMGPDRVMIDPITPLGYSFPDSERRRFMYSLSSAIGEWNCIVYLTGTLLLDEIHTSVINDIVDNILYLSQTTTRFRTMRNLEILKMSGLGFTEGEHTFEIKDSGVKLYPICIPEKISLKPERERLKSSIEKLDTILAGGILKGSSILVAGSAGTGKTIFGLHFIMDGAINGEPGLIISFEETPEELYQYSKSFGWDLEKMEKEDQVRILFTPPSDVYPNKHTLHINKLIEEIGVQRVFVDDISGFDYAFERNIDKKEHIYNLIRNFKNKKITSCFTSEIENITGNLQVSHIALSMVMDVVILLRYVEIESEMKKALLVLKIRGSGHDKSLREYSITDSGMKIGKQFREYTGILTGSATPAHGRAYEPYTSGFTSEKDRVMRELIKEKETTAERLSETTGIDHDELEVILSQLEGLGYVVPVSKKGEQYYKIVLTDIEKE is encoded by the coding sequence ATGGAAATAAAATCAACATATATTGAAAATCTTGATGAGGTTCTGGGAGGAGGGATGATCAGGCCGTCCACGACCCTGATCGCAGGTACAGCTGGCACAGGCAGAACAACACTGGGTCTGCAGAGTTTATGCATGGCTGCAAGGAACAATGAAAAGGTGCTCTATGTTGCAATTACACCAAAATCGAAACAGAACGTAAAAGAAATGTTATCCAGGTTCAAATTTTTTGAAGATACGGTAAATGTGCATGTATTTGATACCAGTATGGCTGAAAGAGACCCCCTGACCATGCTTGTGGAGCTGGGTAATGTGGTTACTTCCATGGGTCCAGACAGAGTGATGATCGATCCCATCACCCCTCTTGGATACAGTTTTCCTGATTCAGAGCGGCGCAGGTTCATGTACTCCCTCAGTTCTGCCATTGGAGAATGGAACTGCATAGTCTATCTTACAGGTACGTTACTTCTGGATGAAATACATACATCTGTTATCAATGACATTGTAGATAACATCTTATATCTTTCACAGACAACAACCCGGTTTAGAACCATGCGAAACCTTGAGATCCTTAAAATGAGCGGTCTGGGATTTACTGAAGGAGAACATACATTTGAGATCAAGGATAGTGGAGTAAAACTATACCCGATCTGCATTCCAGAAAAAATTTCTCTCAAACCAGAAAGAGAGAGACTCAAATCCAGTATTGAAAAACTGGATACTATACTGGCAGGAGGTATTTTGAAGGGATCATCCATACTGGTTGCAGGCAGTGCAGGTACAGGAAAAACCATATTTGGGCTCCACTTTATCATGGACGGTGCAATCAATGGTGAGCCAGGTCTTATCATCAGTTTTGAAGAGACTCCAGAAGAACTGTACCAGTATAGCAAAAGTTTTGGCTGGGACCTTGAAAAAATGGAGAAGGAAGACCAGGTAAGGATTCTCTTTACCCCTCCTTCTGATGTATATCCAAACAAACACACCCTCCATATAAACAAGCTGATAGAGGAGATCGGGGTCCAGCGAGTATTTGTAGACGATATCTCTGGTTTTGATTATGCATTTGAGAGAAATATCGATAAGAAAGAACACATATACAACCTTATCAGGAATTTTAAGAATAAAAAAATCACATCCTGTTTTACAAGTGAAATTGAAAATATAACCGGAAATCTGCAGGTATCCCATATTGCTCTCTCAATGGTGATGGATGTCGTTATACTTCTCAGATACGTTGAAATTGAATCTGAAATGAAAAAAGCCCTTCTGGTACTCAAGATACGTGGCAGTGGACATGACAAGAGCCTCAGGGAATATTCTATTACAGACAGCGGAATGAAAATAGGAAAGCAGTTCCGCGAATATACAGGAATTTTGACAGGTTCTGCCACACCTGCACATGGCAGAGCCTATGAGCCCTACACTTCAGGATTTACCTCAGAAAAAGACAGGGTTATGAGAGAGCTGATAAAAGAGAAAGAAACAACTGCTGAAAGGCTTTCAGAAACCACCGGTATTGATCATGATGAACTGGAAGTTATACTTTCACAGCTTGAGGGACTTGGATATGTGGTCCCGGTATCCAAAAAAGGAGAGCAGTACTATAAGATTGTTCTGACTGATATTGAAAAAGAGTGA
- a CDS encoding GMP synthase subunit A codes for MNRLKILVINNYGQFCHLIHRTVRDFDMDTKIISNTTPIDQILEEEPDGLILSGGPSMERTGLCMEYLEYIDRPVLGICLGHQLISRKFGGDYGPGKHGGYAAIEVEIIEEDDILKGMSPSISAWASHADEVTDMPGNFIHLARSNICEIEAMKHPSRPIYGIQWHPEVSHTEKGDELFTNFFDVCSNY; via the coding sequence ATGAACAGACTGAAAATACTGGTTATAAACAACTATGGACAATTCTGTCATCTGATCCACAGAACGGTTCGGGATTTTGATATGGATACAAAGATCATATCCAATACCACTCCCATAGATCAGATACTTGAGGAAGAGCCGGATGGACTGATTCTCAGCGGTGGCCCTTCAATGGAGCGAACAGGACTTTGCATGGAGTATCTGGAATATATTGATCGCCCGGTTCTGGGAATATGTCTTGGTCATCAATTGATCTCCAGAAAATTTGGCGGAGACTACGGTCCAGGCAAACATGGGGGATATGCGGCAATTGAGGTTGAGATTATTGAGGAAGATGATATTCTAAAGGGCATGTCCCCTTCTATTTCTGCCTGGGCCTCACATGCAGATGAGGTGACTGACATGCCTGGTAATTTTATCCATCTTGCCCGTTCCAATATATGTGAGATCGAAGCAATGAAACATCCTTCCCGGCCGATTTATGGAATTCAGTGGCATCCAGAAGTATCCCATACAGAAAAAGGAGATGAACTGTTCACCAACTTTTTTGATGTATGCAGTAATTACTGA
- a CDS encoding signal recognition particle protein Srp54, with the protein MVMDKLGSSLQDAIKKLVSSGRIDEKTVNDVVKDIQRALLQSDVNVKMVMTMSKHIKERALKEEVPKGMNPREHVIRIVYQELTSIIGKGTDIPLKPQKIMMIGLQGSGKTTTTSKLARYFQKKGLRPAVICADTFRPGAYQQLKTLCERLNVAFYGEEGNEDAVGIVKRGLKEFEKYDIKIIDTAGRHALEKDLIKEMEDIHAICDPDYKLLVLDAAIGQQASEQARAFNESIGISGVIITKLDGTAKGGGALSAVSETNSSIAFIGTGETPEDLEKFEPDRFISRLLGMGDIKTLLEKAEESLDKDELDMEAMMKGRFTLKDMYKQMEALNKMGPMKQIMQMLPLGGLGAKIPEDAYQVTGDKLTRYRIIMDSMTEEEMLNPRLIGSSRIKRISRGSGNSPEDVRELLKYHKMMQNAMKGMRGGKFNMQKIMKKMGM; encoded by the coding sequence ATGGTCATGGATAAACTTGGAAGTTCCCTTCAGGATGCAATAAAAAAGCTGGTCAGTTCCGGCCGTATCGATGAAAAAACTGTCAACGATGTGGTCAAGGACATTCAGAGAGCACTGCTCCAGTCAGATGTCAATGTCAAAATGGTCATGACAATGTCAAAGCACATTAAGGAGCGTGCCCTGAAAGAAGAGGTTCCAAAGGGTATGAATCCCAGGGAACATGTAATCAGGATAGTCTATCAGGAACTTACCAGCATAATTGGCAAAGGAACCGATATTCCATTAAAGCCACAGAAGATAATGATGATAGGCCTTCAGGGTAGCGGAAAGACCACAACCACTTCCAAGCTTGCCCGCTACTTCCAGAAAAAGGGACTCAGGCCTGCCGTGATCTGCGCAGACACATTCAGACCAGGCGCCTATCAGCAGCTTAAGACATTATGTGAGAGACTTAACGTTGCATTTTACGGGGAAGAAGGAAATGAAGATGCAGTGGGTATTGTTAAAAGGGGACTAAAAGAGTTTGAAAAATATGATATAAAAATTATTGACACTGCAGGTCGCCATGCTCTGGAGAAGGACCTTATCAAAGAGATGGAAGACATACATGCTATCTGCGATCCTGACTACAAACTGCTGGTACTGGATGCAGCAATAGGTCAGCAGGCCAGTGAACAGGCTCGTGCTTTTAACGAATCTATCGGCATATCTGGAGTTATCATAACCAAACTTGATGGTACAGCAAAGGGTGGAGGTGCACTTTCAGCAGTATCTGAGACAAATTCATCCATAGCATTCATAGGAACAGGAGAGACACCAGAAGATCTTGAAAAGTTTGAACCTGACAGATTCATATCTCGCCTGCTTGGAATGGGAGATATCAAAACGCTTCTGGAAAAGGCTGAAGAATCCCTGGACAAGGATGAACTTGACATGGAAGCAATGATGAAGGGAAGGTTCACCCTCAAGGACATGTACAAGCAGATGGAAGCACTGAATAAGATGGGTCCCATGAAACAGATAATGCAGATGCTTCCCCTTGGCGGGCTGGGAGCAAAGATTCCTGAAGACGCCTACCAGGTCACAGGGGACAAACTTACAAGATACAGGATAATCATGGATTCAATGACCGAAGAGGAAATGCTCAATCCACGCCTTATCGGCAGCTCACGAATTAAGAGAATATCAAGAGGATCAGGAAATAGTCCAGAAGATGTACGTGAACTTCTCAAGTATCACAAGATGATGCAGAATGCAATGAAGGGAATGAGGGGCGGTAAATTCAATATGCAGAAAATAATGAAAAAGATGGGAATGTAA
- a CDS encoding phosphoribosyltransferase has translation MTLPDEFKCVVTTWDYIYSLCRNVANDVKESGYEPDIIIALARGGWFAGRVMCDFLGLDDLSSLKVEHYVGTAVAGDEPYIRYPLAGSVVKGKNVLIVDDIVDTGKSMVHAMEYVYGQDPCNVKTSSLQYLKSSKIKPDYCGEILQDWAWIVYPWNFIEDMTDIVFELMLREKRDAWSIRDVRNCLYRYHSIDPISFEIAQPGRMKEIMEELEWTGKAVSFMDNNAKFWKLAESP, from the coding sequence TTGACATTGCCGGATGAATTCAAATGTGTCGTCACAACATGGGATTATATATATTCACTCTGCAGGAATGTTGCAAATGATGTAAAGGAATCGGGGTATGAACCGGATATTATCATTGCTCTTGCCAGAGGAGGCTGGTTTGCCGGAAGGGTTATGTGTGATTTTCTGGGTCTGGATGACCTCTCAAGCCTTAAGGTAGAACATTATGTGGGAACTGCTGTCGCAGGAGATGAACCATACATAAGGTATCCTCTGGCAGGTTCTGTTGTAAAGGGGAAGAATGTTCTGATAGTGGATGACATTGTAGACACAGGCAAGAGTATGGTGCATGCAATGGAATATGTTTATGGGCAGGATCCATGCAATGTTAAGACCTCTTCTCTGCAGTATCTTAAGAGTTCAAAGATAAAACCTGATTACTGTGGTGAGATCTTACAGGACTGGGCATGGATTGTCTATCCCTGGAACTTTATTGAAGATATGACAGATATTGTTTTTGAACTGATGCTCAGGGAAAAGAGGGATGCATGGAGCATCCGGGATGTCAGAAACTGCCTGTATAGATATCATTCTATTGACCCCATCTCATTTGAGATTGCCCAGCCCGGCAGGATGAAAGAAATAATGGAAGAGCTTGAATGGACTGGCAAGGCAGTGTCATTCATGGATAACAATGCAAAATTCTGGAAACTGGCTGAATCACCTTAA
- the mtnP gene encoding S-methyl-5'-thioadenosine phosphorylase — protein sequence MNSHADIAIIGGSGIYDVTLFEDPQEIRVETPFGLPSDDIMVGEYDGTKICFLARHGKGHRISPSDLNYRANIYALKKLGVSKIIAASAVGSLNRDIAPLDIVIPDQLYDRTNSRKNTFFENGIVVHMGFADPFCPGMSEILYDVMMSRGYTAHKGGTYVCIEGPQFSTRAESRVYQSLGFDIIGMTALPEAKLAREAEMCYSMISTVTDYDVWRDEEVNIASIMENVAKNTEAVKDIIASSIDGIQDIQECTCQSALDGAITTDRSLISYETSRRLDLLLGKYMEE from the coding sequence ATGAATTCACATGCAGATATTGCAATAATTGGCGGCAGTGGAATATATGATGTAACCCTGTTTGAAGATCCACAGGAGATAAGGGTGGAAACTCCCTTTGGCCTTCCTTCAGATGATATCATGGTGGGTGAATATGACGGCACAAAAATATGTTTTCTGGCGCGTCATGGAAAAGGACACAGGATATCTCCTTCAGATCTCAATTACCGGGCAAATATCTATGCCCTGAAAAAACTGGGTGTCAGCAAGATAATCGCAGCCTCTGCAGTCGGAAGTCTGAACAGGGATATTGCACCACTGGATATAGTGATCCCTGATCAGCTGTATGATCGCACGAATTCCAGAAAAAACACTTTTTTTGAAAATGGAATTGTTGTGCACATGGGCTTTGCAGATCCTTTTTGTCCTGGCATGTCTGAGATACTTTATGATGTAATGATGTCCAGGGGGTATACTGCCCATAAAGGTGGAACCTACGTATGCATTGAAGGACCTCAGTTTTCAACCCGGGCAGAGTCCAGAGTATATCAGTCACTTGGATTTGATATTATCGGGATGACTGCACTGCCCGAAGCAAAGCTTGCAAGAGAAGCGGAAATGTGCTATTCAATGATATCCACGGTAACTGATTATGATGTATGGCGAGATGAGGAAGTAAATATTGCCTCTATAATGGAAAATGTTGCAAAGAATACAGAAGCTGTAAAGGATATCATAGCTTCTTCTATAGACGGAATTCAGGATATTCAGGAATGTACCTGCCAGAGCGCGCTGGATGGAGCTATAACCACTGATAGGAGTCTGATCTCCTATGAAACCTCTCGCAGGCTTGATCTTTTGTTAGGAAAATATATGGAGGAATAA
- a CDS encoding HEAT repeat domain-containing protein yields the protein MNNARKTRLVITLSIITGLMIILSAAVVAADNDLLIEKSVKPGNEDVFNSIGAGSVYDDSFFNFFKNVLDRNREDNSEFGVASQNDMVRDYDCDQLVSRAKQGDSQSIEVLISYLSQDDEEMRRCASQALVDVGTPAVNPLIRALNESDVYTRWYIEETLIRIGSPSVLPLISSLDHENPSVKCSSIEVLGRIGDRRAVSPIIGTLSDDDAGVRRCSVEALGRIGDSRAVPPLIDSLSDDDAGVRSSSAEALGRIGDSRAVPPLIDSLSDEDRDVRVKAIHSLTEFRDSRAVEPLIQKMGDRDEYVRKSAVEAFGSIRNEMAAIPLMRALKDDDDNVRKSAVEILGKNQEARAARDIVDLLDDSSGDVRKSASNALVAIGEPSVEPLVRSMNNRDDNFRDEAVSIMIQIGDPAVDPLIESLGSEDKRVQLGIMYALGDIGNDRAVMPLIELLGKEDTDVRIAAADSLSRIGDPAVDPLISVLDLGTDIDTNTRKAAQFALLEIGNESASDTLIRSFDLMDDQVHGLTDTPIEPEFKKPQITSIEWILDREEEQVRKSTAAALNEIDEPDAKALAQALNSGSRSSIITTAHRIVQHSNDKEGLDNINEALRNEKGHVRISAILILEEIGYRGSEELLIHVLLRDNDEIRNTAAFALGEMGTSSSTEPLLRVLMKDDYDNTRSSAALSLGKIDDERATGQLIQRLSYESEASVRSSAALSLGMIGNEQAVKPLLSALSDSDSEVRWYAAISLAELKDERSITSLVIALNDNDKNVRASSAYALGEIGDAKATEPLIELLGDSDRDVRTSAAAALGKIGDRKAVSPLIRSLNDADRDVRINAAASLGIIGDERAVKPLIDLLQDSDDQVRNSASNALIMIGEPSVLPLIESFEYGDDRTRWITIEVLSQIGEPAVKPLIDSLENDEIKRYSAMALIEIGDKRAAEPLVQAFRNESLKDPEK from the coding sequence ATGAATAATGCTAGAAAAACTCGTTTAGTCATAACTTTATCTATTATTACCGGATTAATGATAATTTTATCAGCAGCAGTGGTGGCTGCAGATAATGATCTTTTGATAGAGAAATCGGTGAAACCGGGAAATGAAGATGTTTTCAATTCCATTGGAGCCGGTTCTGTTTATGATGATAGTTTTTTCAATTTTTTTAAAAATGTTTTAGATCGGAACAGAGAAGATAATTCTGAATTTGGTGTTGCTTCTCAAAACGATATGGTTAGAGACTATGACTGTGATCAGCTTGTATCCAGGGCAAAACAGGGTGATTCCCAGTCAATTGAAGTTTTGATCTCATATCTCTCACAGGATGACGAAGAAATGCGCAGATGTGCCAGCCAGGCGCTTGTTGATGTTGGCACTCCTGCAGTAAATCCTTTAATAAGGGCATTAAACGAAAGTGATGTCTATACCAGATGGTATATCGAAGAAACTCTTATACGGATAGGGTCTCCCTCGGTATTGCCACTGATATCATCTCTGGATCATGAAAACCCTTCTGTGAAATGCAGCAGTATTGAAGTACTTGGTCGCATTGGTGATCGTCGTGCAGTCTCACCTATCATTGGAACCCTTTCTGATGATGACGCTGGCGTGCGGAGATGCTCTGTTGAGGCCCTTGGTCGTATTGGCGATTCCCGTGCTGTACCTCCATTAATTGATTCTCTCTCTGATGATGATGCTGGTGTTAGGAGCAGTTCTGCCGAGGCCCTTGGTCGTATTGGCGATTCCCGTGCTGTACCCCCATTAATTGATTCTCTCTCTGATGAGGATCGTGACGTAAGGGTCAAAGCAATACATTCTCTCACAGAGTTCAGGGATTCCAGGGCTGTGGAGCCACTTATTCAAAAAATGGGGGATCGCGATGAATATGTCAGGAAAAGTGCTGTTGAGGCTTTTGGGTCCATTAGAAATGAAATGGCTGCCATTCCCCTTATGCGTGCTTTGAAAGACGACGATGACAATGTGCGCAAAAGTGCTGTAGAGATACTGGGTAAAAATCAGGAGGCAAGAGCAGCCCGGGACATCGTTGATCTGCTTGATGACAGTAGTGGGGATGTGAGGAAAAGTGCATCCAATGCTCTTGTGGCAATCGGTGAACCCTCAGTAGAACCTCTTGTAAGGTCAATGAATAACAGAGACGATAACTTCAGGGATGAAGCTGTTTCCATAATGATACAGATTGGCGATCCTGCAGTTGATCCGCTGATCGAGTCACTGGGCAGTGAAGATAAAAGAGTCCAGTTGGGTATAATGTATGCACTGGGAGATATTGGAAATGACAGGGCAGTTATGCCGCTTATAGAGCTTCTTGGTAAAGAGGATACAGATGTCAGGATCGCAGCTGCAGATTCACTCAGCAGGATAGGAGATCCTGCAGTTGATCCTTTAATATCTGTACTTGACTTAGGAACTGACATTGATACTAATACCAGGAAAGCCGCACAGTTTGCACTCCTTGAGATCGGTAATGAAAGTGCAAGTGATACTCTTATAAGATCATTTGATCTGATGGATGATCAGGTCCATGGCTTAACAGATACTCCCATTGAACCTGAATTTAAAAAACCACAGATAACTTCTATCGAATGGATATTGGATCGTGAAGAAGAACAGGTTCGCAAAAGTACTGCAGCTGCACTTAATGAAATTGATGAACCTGATGCAAAAGCTCTTGCCCAGGCTCTGAATAGCGGTAGTAGAAGTTCAATTATAACGACTGCACACCGGATCGTCCAGCATTCCAACGATAAAGAGGGACTTGATAACATCAATGAAGCCCTTAGGAATGAAAAGGGTCATGTACGCATCAGTGCAATATTGATACTGGAAGAAATTGGATACAGGGGATCTGAAGAATTGTTGATCCACGTGCTGCTGAGGGATAATGATGAGATTAGAAACACCGCTGCATTTGCTCTTGGTGAAATGGGGACCAGTTCATCGACTGAACCTCTTCTTAGAGTGCTTATGAAGGATGACTATGATAATACAAGAAGCAGTGCAGCACTCTCACTTGGTAAAATAGATGATGAAAGGGCCACAGGCCAATTGATCCAGAGATTATCATATGAGAGTGAAGCATCTGTAAGAAGCAGTGCGGCACTCTCACTTGGTATGATCGGAAATGAACAGGCCGTTAAACCGCTTCTGTCGGCTCTGAGTGATTCTGATAGTGAGGTAAGATGGTATGCAGCCATATCTCTTGCAGAACTAAAAGATGAACGTTCCATCACATCTCTTGTCATAGCTCTCAATGATAATGACAAAAATGTAAGGGCCAGTTCGGCTTATGCACTTGGTGAGATCGGTGATGCAAAGGCAACTGAACCATTAATTGAGCTATTAGGTGATAGTGACAGAGATGTGCGTACCAGTGCTGCAGCAGCCCTTGGTAAGATAGGGGACAGGAAGGCAGTATCACCTCTTATCCGTTCCCTTAATGATGCAGATCGGGATGTCCGGATCAATGCCGCAGCATCTCTTGGAATTATCGGCGATGAAAGGGCCGTCAAGCCTCTCATAGATCTGCTGCAGGATTCTGATGATCAGGTCCGAAATTCAGCTTCAAATGCCCTTATAATGATTGGTGAACCTTCGGTGCTCCCCTTGATCGAATCATTTGAATATGGAGATGACAGAACAAGATGGATCACAATAGAAGTGCTAAGTCAGATAGGCGAGCCTGCAGTAAAACCCCTCATAGATTCACTGGAAAATGATGAAATAAAGAGGTATTCTGCCATGGCACTGATCGAAATAGGGGATAAAAGGGCTGCTGAACCGCTGGTCCAGGCATTCAGAAACGAAAGTTTGAAAGATCCTGAAAAATGA
- a CDS encoding helix-turn-helix domain-containing protein → MKAADKVIDAAFKSDEEFQKTFAEVIKDDLNMTVVEFSQISGISASTLYKIVSGTREPNVKTLRHIVNTIRGLEEPEHGDFIAIIAARHVLDNINETKRKVGGKLLTIREYSASTMEDAIVAAVRAEREGAKALVCAPIVSPTIEKIIHIPVATIMPKDSLMEAIETAARKIDYTY, encoded by the coding sequence ATGAAAGCTGCCGACAAGGTAATTGATGCCGCATTCAAGAGCGACGAGGAATTCCAGAAGACGTTCGCAGAAGTTATAAAAGATGATCTGAACATGACAGTGGTAGAATTCTCCCAGATTTCAGGAATTTCAGCAAGCACCCTCTATAAAATAGTTTCCGGTACCAGGGAGCCAAATGTAAAGACACTTCGTCATATCGTGAACACTATCAGAGGTCTTGAAGAACCAGAACATGGAGATTTTATTGCAATAATTGCAGCCCGCCATGTACTGGACAATATCAATGAGACAAAAAGGAAGGTTGGAGGAAAACTCCTGACCATCCGGGAATATTCTGCTTCCACTATGGAAGATGCCATTGTAGCTGCAGTAAGAGCTGAAAGAGAGGGTGCAAAAGCACTGGTATGTGCACCTATTGTAAGCCCTACCATTGAAAAAATCATACATATTCCTGTTGCCACGATCATGCCAAAGGATAGTCTGATGGAAGCTATTGAAACAGCTGCAAGAAAGATAGACTATACCTACTGA